One stretch of Anolis carolinensis isolate JA03-04 chromosome 3, rAnoCar3.1.pri, whole genome shotgun sequence DNA includes these proteins:
- the LOC134297372 gene encoding uncharacterized protein LOC134297372, with product MFMFPTVKVPGDTTESLVCSFRSGCGELTLSQEYGHHPAVAVRCNMQVEDEELLGAGGGRSERATPETDAEFHQLAALASSTAYAQPNGVTQRRGVVRGDSTGGEEGSPSPGPQKMVFLEERMSAMETTLAVMSRAMERLAVLAEPERGRELRASSMWDVSMGSSQGFADLPAPKGREMRKEPGARPKIQTSLTRVEESDDEGEKPPRIPATLPTETLVPLANAGRGTGQREAAAGPTGPQGGLRRAENWGLPPQGPLPRREELRIEFGGESSELDFFLTTVRGYMEDNAHTFRTESSRVRAIGAVLKRGAASWYVQLHARRDPCLGSLRRFMGALETRFRDPLEQIRAREELKTVSQGQRSVSEYAEEFQCLAEKVPEWSAVTKIELFKEGLRREILSWAVHRDEPDTLRGWIQLAGRIETSLAQARRHRGGLQQRPQMKEGSRKEGSTPAGRRTEPTGNDEGEEDAMSEPCY from the coding sequence atgttcatgtttcctacagtaaaagttcctggtgataccacagagagtctcgtgtgttcattcaggagcggctgtggtgagctgacactaagccaagaatacggacaccatcccgctgtagcggtgaggtgtaacatgcaagtggaggatgaagagctcttgggcgccggaggaggaaggtcggaaagggccactcccgagacggacgctgagttccaccagctggcggccctggcgtcatccaccgcttatgcccagccaaatggggtaacccagaggcgcggagtggtgcggggagatagcaccggaggagaggaaggttcaccttccccaggcccgcaaaagatggtgtttctggaggagaggatgtcggcgatggagaccaccctggcagtgatgtcgagggcgatggagcgcctggcggttttggcggagccggagcgaggaagggaactccgggctagctcaatgtgggacgtgagcatgggaagcagccagggctttgcagacctcccagcaccgaagggaagggaaatgcgaaaggagcccggtgcccggcccaagatccaaacgagcctgacgcgggtggaggagagtgacgacgaaggggaaaagcctccgagaatcccggctacgctcccaactgagaccctggtgcccctggcgaatgccgggcgtggcacaggacaaagggaagcagcagcggggcccactggcccgcaagggggcttgcgacgggcggagaattggggattgccaccacagggacccctaccgagacgagaggaactaaggatcgagtttgggggagagtcctctgaactggattttttcctgaccacggtgaggggctatatggaggacaatgcccacacttttagaacggaatccagccgggtacgggccattggtgcagtgttgaagaggggagcggccagctggtacgttcaactacacgcgcggcgcgacccatgtctggggtcactccgacgctttatgggggccctggagacccgtttccgagatccactggagcagatccgggcgagggaggagttgaagaccgtctcccaggggcagaggtcggtatctgagtatgcggaggagttccaatgcctcgctgaaaaggtgccggaatggtctgcagtgacaaagatagaactcttcaaagaggggctcaggcgggagatcctctcctgggcggtgcatcgtgatgagcctgacacactgcgcggatggattcagctggcggggcgcatcgagacatcgctggcccaggcgaggaggcaccgaggagggctacagcagcggccgcagatgaaagaggggagccggaaggagggatcaaccccagccgggaggagaacggagccgacagggaac